One segment of Streptomyces bathyalis DNA contains the following:
- a CDS encoding MbtH family protein: protein MESSEMKVLINDEEQYSLWPGYLAIPAGWRDTGVGGTKEECLVYVKESWRDMRPRSLRVQMEESAGKVAHA from the coding sequence ATGGAAAGCAGCGAGATGAAGGTCCTCATCAACGACGAGGAGCAGTACTCCCTCTGGCCGGGCTACCTCGCCATTCCCGCGGGCTGGCGGGACACCGGCGTCGGCGGCACGAAGGAGGAGTGCCTCGTCTACGTGAAGGAGTCCTGGAGGGACATGCGCCCCCGGAGCCTGCGCGTGCAGATGGAGGAGTCGGCGGGCAAGGTCGCCCACGCCTGA
- the leuB gene encoding 3-isopropylmalate dehydrogenase, with protein MSNATITVLPGDGVGPEVTSQALQVLRAVEDLYGHTFTVHRGLVGLDAIEEQGVAISDATFETCAHSDAILFGAVGGLPAAAKRAGGPRPEQALFRLRKEFGFFANLRPVRPVEAMYEASPLKPEYLKGTDMIFVRELSAGLYYGHLDSVPGKPSEIRHNGQEAEAVDTLLYTEQEIERVVRAAFEIAAGRRRKVTSVDKANVLSSSVLWREVVERVARDHPTVAWEHMLVDACAMQLIRDPADFDVVVTENLFGDILTDEASMLTGSIGMLPSASLGVRRTEAGMFGLYEPIHGSAPDIVGQDKANPIGAVLSAALLLRHSLGLTREAAAVEEAVEDVLREGYRTVDIHEGGCTVVGTSEMGQRIRHKLTRS; from the coding sequence ATGAGCAATGCCACGATCACTGTGCTGCCGGGAGACGGCGTCGGGCCCGAGGTGACGTCGCAGGCGCTCCAGGTCCTGCGAGCCGTGGAGGACCTGTACGGCCACACCTTCACGGTCCACCGCGGGCTGGTCGGCCTCGACGCCATCGAGGAGCAAGGGGTCGCGATCTCGGACGCCACGTTCGAGACGTGTGCGCACAGCGACGCCATACTCTTCGGCGCCGTCGGCGGCCTGCCCGCCGCTGCGAAGCGCGCAGGCGGCCCCCGTCCGGAGCAGGCACTCTTCCGCCTGCGCAAGGAATTCGGGTTCTTCGCCAACCTCCGGCCCGTCCGGCCCGTCGAGGCGATGTACGAGGCGTCCCCGCTGAAGCCCGAGTACCTCAAGGGCACGGACATGATCTTCGTGCGGGAGCTGTCGGCCGGCCTGTACTACGGGCACTTGGACTCGGTCCCCGGCAAGCCCAGCGAGATCCGCCACAACGGGCAGGAGGCGGAGGCCGTCGACACCCTGCTGTACACGGAGCAGGAGATCGAACGCGTCGTGCGTGCCGCCTTCGAGATCGCCGCCGGCCGCCGGAGGAAGGTCACCTCCGTCGACAAGGCCAACGTGCTGAGCTCCTCCGTCCTGTGGCGGGAGGTCGTGGAGCGCGTGGCGCGTGACCACCCCACCGTGGCCTGGGAGCACATGCTCGTCGACGCCTGCGCCATGCAACTGATCCGTGATCCCGCGGACTTCGACGTCGTCGTCACCGAGAACCTGTTCGGCGACATCCTCACCGACGAGGCGTCGATGCTCACGGGCTCCATCGGGATGCTGCCCTCGGCGAGCCTCGGGGTCCGGCGCACCGAGGCCGGGATGTTCGGGCTGTACGAGCCGATTCACGGCTCCGCCCCGGACATCGTCGGCCAGGACAAGGCCAACCCCATCGGCGCGGTTCTCTCCGCGGCGCTCCTTCTGCGCCATTCCCTCGGACTGACACGGGAGGCCGCGGCCGTCGAAGAGGCCGTCGAGGACGTGCTCCGCGAGGGCTACCGGACCGTGGACATCCACGAAGGGGGATGCACGGTCGTCGGAACCAGCGAGATGGGACAGCGGATCCGGCACAAGCTGACGCGGTCCTGA
- the fes gene encoding enterochelin esterase codes for MFAPETSIVSPRIARVAQAVEAGNHDALDELWKEVAESGAPLMEQVGDDESRTLVTFLWRDPGDTENVLVLFFSAPSNEDFSEYRMENLPGTDLWYKSYFLPSDLRTTYLFSVNDPMVPFTSYAEVLGRLPAYRTDPLNPADYTLLGNPNTFKVSVLELPGAPKQPWNIARRGVPRGKTHMHSMDSSILGTKHHISVYVPPGYDTEGEEYNVFLLFDGWSYYNFASITTVMDNLIYTGRIPPYVLVMHTNEDQDIRARELPCHEPFNEFLVQELMPWVHENYHITSDPARTVLGGSCFGGLAAAYSAFKSPERFGNVISQSGSFWWPGKDNPDFEDEWMTKQYAESPRLPVRFSMDIGSLERAIMEYDPMTTHRNMRDVLQEKGYEVDYFEYTGGHDMVCWRGSIVDRLISFHPKPKGSTPKKQA; via the coding sequence ATGTTCGCTCCGGAGACATCCATCGTGAGTCCCCGAATAGCCCGAGTGGCTCAGGCCGTCGAGGCCGGGAACCACGACGCCCTCGACGAGCTCTGGAAAGAGGTCGCGGAGTCCGGTGCACCGCTGATGGAACAGGTCGGGGACGACGAGTCCCGGACGCTGGTCACCTTCCTGTGGCGGGATCCGGGCGACACCGAGAACGTCCTCGTGCTCTTCTTCAGCGCGCCGAGCAACGAGGACTTCAGCGAATACCGGATGGAGAACCTTCCGGGCACCGATCTCTGGTACAAGTCCTACTTCCTGCCCTCGGACCTGCGGACGACCTACCTGTTCTCGGTCAACGACCCGATGGTGCCCTTCACGTCCTACGCGGAGGTCCTCGGGCGCCTCCCGGCCTACCGGACCGACCCGCTGAATCCGGCCGACTACACGCTCCTGGGGAATCCGAACACGTTCAAGGTGTCGGTGCTCGAGCTGCCCGGTGCTCCGAAGCAGCCGTGGAACATCGCCCGCCGCGGGGTGCCGAGGGGCAAGACCCACATGCACTCCATGGACAGCTCGATCCTGGGGACCAAGCACCACATCAGCGTCTACGTACCGCCCGGCTACGACACCGAGGGCGAGGAGTACAACGTGTTCCTCCTCTTCGACGGGTGGTCGTACTACAACTTCGCGTCCATCACGACGGTCATGGACAACCTGATCTACACCGGCCGGATACCTCCGTACGTCCTGGTGATGCACACCAACGAGGACCAGGACATCCGTGCCCGCGAACTGCCCTGTCACGAGCCGTTCAACGAATTCCTCGTCCAGGAGCTGATGCCCTGGGTCCACGAGAATTACCACATCACCTCGGACCCGGCGCGCACCGTTCTCGGCGGCTCCTGCTTCGGGGGTCTGGCGGCGGCGTATTCGGCATTCAAGTCGCCCGAGCGGTTCGGCAACGTGATCTCACAGTCGGGCTCGTTCTGGTGGCCGGGGAAGGACAATCCCGACTTCGAAGACGAGTGGATGACGAAGCAGTACGCGGAAAGTCCCAGGCTTCCCGTCCGTTTCTCCATGGATATCGGGAGCCTGGAACGGGCCATCATGGAATACGACCCGATGACGACGCACCGGAACATGCGTGACGTCCTCCAGGAAAAGGGTTACGAGGTCGACTACTTCGAATACACCGGCGGACACGACATGGTCTGCTGGCGCGGCTCCATCGTCGACCGGCTCATTTCCTTCCACCCGAAGCCGAAGGGCTCCACGCCGAAGAAGCAGGCGTGA
- a CDS encoding GTPase: protein MRDTHSRDGYDNQASGEQSVLGRRMAALRRLVDLSRTRLPRQLLAEADRVLDAADARERLSRRYTTVAIAGATGSGKSSLFNALAGTRLSQAGMRRPTTATPVACSWEVPGAGPADGLLDRLGIPPSTRRLMRQESDWRGRIDEGARSELEGLILIDLPDHDSAAEGHREQVERLLRLVDAVVWVVDPEKYADAVLHERYLRPLAGYAEVTFIVLNQTDRLPGDATGAVLNDLRRLLDEDGMALGEHGEPGARVLATSALVGEGIDELRTELASFVAERRAASLRLSADLDVVVQRLRPSYENQGPVTGVNAPTGLTEDVREVFSDQLARAAGAMVAGQAAERAWLRSAERACGTPWAQLHHWYEGRRSRKRVAALAAAETDVELGPGVDEVSGEATVDAAVHMPGGDAPEGAAGQPHGDPLLDMDATRRYGDDEDGSALPGPLPGGDGRPRVARPVVAHAVRTVVEQAAAGLPETWRRSVREAAWRGAAGLPEALDEMLREGAEPDGWSSQGAASANRRSEHAETAAPEARHPAPPRRPFWWNLALVGQLFLLLVQLGGAGCVVAASLGVDLVPHWVGVVVLVGGVLGGSLLSWGCRFAARGPAAEHGRREEWRLRRLVTGCGQVHVLEPVAAELLRYREVREQYVIAAGDGATL from the coding sequence ATGAGGGACACGCACTCCCGCGACGGGTACGACAACCAGGCGTCCGGCGAGCAGAGCGTGCTGGGCCGCCGGATGGCCGCGCTGCGGAGACTTGTCGACCTGTCGAGAACGCGGCTGCCCAGGCAGTTGCTCGCGGAGGCCGACCGCGTACTGGATGCCGCCGACGCACGCGAGCGGCTCTCCCGCAGATACACCACCGTCGCGATCGCGGGGGCGACCGGAAGCGGCAAGTCCTCGCTTTTCAACGCGCTCGCCGGAACGCGCCTCTCCCAGGCGGGCATGCGCAGACCGACGACCGCCACACCCGTCGCCTGTTCCTGGGAGGTGCCGGGCGCGGGCCCTGCCGACGGGCTCCTGGACCGGCTCGGCATCCCGCCGTCCACCCGTCGTCTGATGCGCCAGGAGTCCGACTGGCGAGGGCGGATCGACGAGGGGGCGCGCAGCGAACTGGAGGGGCTCATCCTCATCGACCTCCCCGACCACGACTCGGCGGCAGAGGGTCACCGGGAACAGGTGGAGCGGCTGCTGCGGCTCGTCGATGCCGTCGTGTGGGTGGTCGACCCCGAGAAGTACGCGGACGCCGTCCTGCACGAGCGCTACCTGCGTCCCCTTGCCGGATACGCCGAGGTGACGTTCATCGTCCTGAACCAGACCGACCGGCTGCCCGGCGACGCGACGGGCGCCGTACTGAACGACCTGCGGCGGCTCCTCGACGAGGACGGGATGGCCCTGGGCGAGCACGGTGAGCCTGGTGCGCGCGTGCTGGCGACCTCGGCACTGGTGGGGGAGGGGATCGACGAACTCCGCACGGAACTGGCGTCCTTCGTGGCCGAGCGCCGGGCCGCATCGCTGCGCCTGAGCGCCGACCTGGACGTGGTGGTGCAGCGGCTGCGGCCGTCCTACGAGAACCAGGGTCCGGTGACGGGCGTGAACGCACCCACGGGACTCACGGAGGACGTGCGGGAGGTCTTCTCCGACCAACTGGCTCGCGCGGCGGGCGCGATGGTCGCCGGTCAGGCCGCGGAGCGGGCCTGGCTGCGGAGCGCCGAACGGGCGTGCGGTACCCCGTGGGCGCAGCTGCATCATTGGTACGAAGGGCGCCGGTCCCGCAAGAGGGTCGCGGCGCTGGCGGCGGCCGAGACGGACGTCGAGTTGGGCCCCGGGGTGGACGAGGTCTCCGGCGAGGCCACCGTCGATGCGGCCGTTCACATGCCGGGCGGTGACGCACCAGAGGGTGCGGCCGGTCAGCCGCACGGTGACCCGCTGCTCGACATGGACGCAACCCGCCGATACGGCGATGACGAGGACGGTTCGGCCCTTCCCGGGCCCCTTCCGGGCGGCGACGGGCGGCCGCGGGTGGCTCGGCCCGTGGTGGCGCACGCGGTGCGCACGGTGGTGGAGCAGGCGGCGGCGGGGCTGCCCGAGACATGGCGCAGGTCCGTACGCGAGGCCGCGTGGCGCGGAGCCGCGGGACTGCCGGAGGCGCTGGACGAGATGCTGCGCGAGGGTGCGGAGCCGGACGGCTGGAGTTCCCAGGGCGCAGCCTCCGCGAACCGGAGGTCCGAGCACGCGGAGACGGCGGCCCCGGAGGCGCGGCACCCGGCGCCGCCCCGCCGCCCGTTCTGGTGGAACCTCGCGCTGGTGGGTCAACTGTTCCTGCTGCTGGTCCAGTTGGGCGGGGCGGGGTGCGTGGTCGCTGCGAGCCTCGGGGTGGACCTCGTCCCGCACTGGGTGGGTGTGGTGGTCCTCGTCGGCGGTGTGCTCGGCGGTTCGCTCCTCTCGTGGGGATGCAGATTCGCCGCCCGTGGGCCGGCGGCCGAGCACGGGAGGCGTGAGGAGTGGCGGCTGAGGCGGCTCGTCACGGGGTGCGGGCAGGTGCACGTGCTGGAACCGGTGGCCGCGGAGCTGCTGCGCTACCGGGAGGTGCGCGAGCAGTACGTCATCGCGGCGGGT
- the leuD gene encoding 3-isopropylmalate dehydratase small subunit, producing MEKFITHDGIAVPLARTNVNTDDIIPARFLKSVRRTGFGISLFANWRYLEDGSTPDPNFVLNQPGYEDASILVAGENFGCGSSREHAPWALREYGFRCIIAPGFADIFHNNCFNSSILPIVLASSEVDALLGSLEPGASTLHIDLPEQSVTTGDGSTFRFEIDPFKKNSVMEGLDNIGWSLSHKDEILAYEKRRRQEVPWLFP from the coding sequence GTGGAGAAGTTCATCACGCATGACGGCATCGCCGTGCCGCTGGCGCGTACCAACGTGAACACGGACGACATCATTCCCGCGCGCTTTCTCAAGTCGGTCCGCCGCACGGGCTTCGGGATATCCCTGTTCGCCAACTGGCGGTACCTGGAGGACGGGAGCACGCCCGATCCGAACTTCGTTCTCAACCAGCCGGGTTACGAGGACGCGAGCATCCTCGTGGCCGGAGAGAACTTCGGCTGCGGCTCCTCGCGCGAACACGCGCCGTGGGCGCTGAGGGAGTACGGATTCCGCTGCATCATCGCCCCCGGCTTCGCGGACATCTTCCACAACAACTGCTTCAACAGCAGCATCCTCCCCATCGTTCTGGCCTCTTCCGAGGTCGACGCGCTCCTCGGCTCGCTGGAGCCGGGCGCGTCCACGCTGCACATCGACCTCCCGGAGCAGTCGGTGACGACCGGGGACGGATCCACCTTCCGCTTCGAGATCGACCCCTTCAAGAAGAACTCGGTCATGGAGGGCCTCGACAACATCGGATGGTCGCTGTCGCACAAGGACGAAATCCTCGCCTACGAAAAGCGCCGCAGGCAGGAGGTTCCTTGGCTCTTTCCATAG
- a CDS encoding dynamin family protein, producing MAILNVRPELLDALSALRDGVAAARFPLPLPGADRAARSRDELLAQLDDYLMPRLRAPKAPLLAVVGGSTGAGKSTLVNSLVGRRVSEAGVLRPTTRTPVLVCHPEDEHWFAGQRVLPRLGRVWMPRQDGPAAGPDDDVRGCAAEELLGTDDGQDEEEGERALRIETDAALPPGLALLDAPDIDSLVAANRDLAAELLCAADIWVLVTTAARYADAVPWHLLRTAREYDVTLVTVLDRVPHQIASDVARQYGSLLIREGLADVPRFTVPELPESAAGSGLLPATAVAGLRNWLTQRALDPAARAVAGRRTAAGALASLRSRVASLANASAAQHAAAMRLTGHIEEAYEEARVRVRRNIAVGELLAGDAAALWRGFPVDSRAEEVLDAFEAGLTTLLASSVAAADERVAEAWRQDPASPGTEITDIATGRAVRSTRAGQDAADGRGRMNLLVRRWRRCLEELSEEEARAVDHGFGRDAEEATAMLATALVGGGQAAGAYRALAAAFGEPSARRLRECGIRLLATYVERALYGERDRRLAPLDALEAGPDPQVDLIAALSVLRKAEAAARSGPGARKLSQSQTER from the coding sequence GTGGCGATCTTGAACGTACGGCCTGAACTGCTCGACGCACTGTCGGCGCTCCGCGATGGCGTCGCCGCCGCACGCTTTCCGTTGCCGCTCCCCGGAGCAGACCGCGCCGCCCGCTCGCGGGACGAACTCCTCGCCCAGCTCGACGACTACCTCATGCCGCGCCTGCGTGCCCCCAAGGCGCCGCTGCTCGCGGTGGTCGGCGGTTCCACGGGCGCCGGGAAGTCGACACTCGTCAACTCGCTTGTGGGGCGCAGGGTCAGCGAGGCGGGCGTGTTGCGCCCCACCACGCGTACGCCCGTACTCGTGTGTCATCCCGAGGACGAGCACTGGTTCGCGGGACAGCGCGTACTGCCCCGCCTCGGCCGCGTATGGATGCCCCGTCAGGACGGGCCCGCCGCCGGACCCGACGACGATGTGCGGGGCTGCGCCGCAGAGGAACTGCTCGGCACCGACGACGGCCAGGACGAGGAGGAGGGCGAGCGCGCACTGCGCATCGAGACCGACGCCGCCCTCCCGCCCGGACTCGCCCTGCTCGACGCCCCCGACATCGACTCCCTCGTCGCCGCCAACCGCGACCTCGCGGCCGAGCTGCTCTGCGCCGCCGACATCTGGGTGCTGGTGACGACCGCCGCGCGCTACGCGGACGCGGTGCCCTGGCATCTGCTGCGCACGGCGAGGGAGTACGACGTCACGCTCGTCACCGTCCTGGACCGTGTGCCGCACCAGATCGCCTCCGACGTGGCCCGGCAGTACGGGTCGCTGCTCATCCGCGAGGGCCTGGCCGACGTTCCGCGCTTCACCGTTCCCGAACTGCCGGAGTCCGCGGCGGGTTCGGGGCTGCTTCCGGCGACCGCCGTCGCCGGTCTGCGCAACTGGCTCACGCAGCGGGCGCTCGACCCGGCGGCGCGCGCCGTGGCCGGGCGCCGCACGGCGGCCGGGGCTCTCGCGTCGCTGCGCTCTCGCGTCGCGTCGCTGGCGAACGCCTCGGCGGCGCAGCACGCCGCGGCGATGCGGCTGACGGGACACATCGAAGAGGCGTACGAGGAAGCGCGGGTGCGGGTGCGCCGGAACATCGCGGTCGGCGAACTCCTCGCAGGCGACGCGGCCGCGCTCTGGCGCGGATTTCCCGTCGACAGCCGCGCCGAGGAAGTGCTGGACGCCTTCGAGGCAGGGCTGACCACGCTGCTCGCCTCCTCCGTCGCCGCCGCCGACGAGCGCGTGGCCGAAGCGTGGCGCCAGGATCCCGCGTCGCCCGGCACCGAGATCACGGACATCGCCACCGGACGGGCCGTACGGAGCACCCGCGCCGGCCAGGACGCGGCCGACGGACGTGGCCGGATGAACCTGCTCGTACGGCGCTGGCGGCGCTGCCTCGAAGAACTGTCCGAGGAGGAAGCGCGCGCTGTGGACCACGGGTTCGGGCGAGACGCGGAGGAGGCCACGGCGATGCTGGCGACGGCCCTCGTGGGCGGTGGCCAGGCCGCCGGCGCGTACCGCGCCCTCGCGGCCGCCTTCGGCGAGCCGAGCGCCCGGCGGTTGCGCGAGTGCGGCATCCGGCTCCTGGCGACGTACGTCGAGCGGGCGCTGTACGGGGAGCGCGACAGGCGTCTGGCGCCGTTGGACGCGCTCGAGGCCGGGCCGGACCCGCAGGTCGATCTGATCGCCGCGCTGTCGGTGCTTCGCAAGGCGGAGGCGGCGGCGAGGTCGGGGCCCGGAGCACGGAAGTTGTCGCAGTCGCAGACGGAGAGGTGA
- the leuC gene encoding 3-isopropylmalate dehydratase large subunit, protein MPRTMFEKIWDAHVVRDEPGEVPMLYIDRHLTHEATSPQAFAGLRARKLPVHRPDSVVAVIDHNVPTVPGRRLIDVVDDQSVMCIETMEENARDFGVKLLDMNDADQGIVHVVGPELGLSLPGMTVVCGDSHTSTHGALGIFAVGIGTSEVEHVLATQCLLQQKPRTMNIVVDGVLAPGVTAKDIALAVIRKLGTDVGTHHVIEFSGSAVRSLTIEGRMTLCNMAIEAGARAGMVAPDDVTIEYVRGRRFAPSGELFELAAAQWKQLASDPGARFDAEHHLDVGELVPQVTWGTNPGMVADVTGTVPDPAAESDPATRAGLEQALEYMGLEPGQRIQDVGVDTVFIGSCTNSRLEDLRIAAGFAAGKRVAEGVRAIVVPGSMNVRRQAEEEGLADIFREAGFEWREAGCSMCIAMNGDRLAPGERCASTSNRNFEGRQGRGGRTHLVSPGTAAATAVAGRFADVRDL, encoded by the coding sequence ATGCCCCGAACGATGTTCGAAAAGATCTGGGACGCGCACGTCGTGCGTGACGAGCCCGGAGAGGTGCCGATGCTCTACATCGACCGGCATCTCACGCACGAGGCGACGTCGCCGCAGGCTTTCGCCGGACTGAGGGCGAGGAAGCTTCCGGTTCACCGTCCCGACTCCGTCGTCGCCGTGATCGACCACAACGTCCCGACGGTTCCGGGCCGCAGGCTCATCGACGTCGTGGACGACCAGAGCGTCATGTGCATCGAGACGATGGAGGAGAACGCGCGGGACTTCGGCGTGAAGCTCCTCGACATGAACGACGCGGACCAGGGAATCGTCCACGTCGTCGGGCCGGAACTCGGCCTGTCGCTCCCCGGCATGACGGTCGTGTGCGGTGACTCCCACACCTCGACGCACGGTGCCCTCGGCATCTTCGCGGTCGGTATCGGAACCAGCGAGGTGGAGCACGTGCTGGCCACCCAGTGCCTGCTCCAGCAGAAGCCCAGGACGATGAACATCGTCGTCGACGGTGTGCTGGCGCCCGGCGTGACCGCGAAGGACATCGCTCTGGCCGTGATCCGCAAGCTCGGCACCGACGTCGGTACGCACCACGTCATCGAGTTCAGCGGTTCCGCCGTCCGCTCCCTCACGATCGAGGGGCGCATGACGCTGTGCAACATGGCGATCGAGGCCGGAGCGAGGGCGGGCATGGTCGCCCCCGACGACGTCACGATCGAGTACGTGCGCGGGCGGCGTTTCGCGCCCTCGGGCGAGCTCTTCGAACTCGCGGCAGCGCAGTGGAAGCAGCTCGCCAGCGATCCGGGTGCCCGCTTCGACGCGGAACACCACCTGGACGTCGGCGAGTTGGTCCCGCAAGTCACCTGGGGAACCAACCCCGGCATGGTCGCCGACGTCACCGGGACCGTTCCGGACCCGGCCGCCGAGAGCGACCCGGCGACCCGCGCCGGGCTCGAACAGGCCCTGGAGTACATGGGTCTTGAGCCCGGTCAGCGCATCCAGGACGTCGGCGTCGACACGGTCTTCATCGGGTCCTGCACCAACTCGAGGCTGGAGGACCTTCGCATCGCGGCCGGGTTCGCCGCCGGCAAGCGGGTCGCGGAAGGCGTGCGCGCCATCGTCGTCCCGGGCTCGATGAACGTCCGCCGTCAGGCCGAGGAGGAAGGACTGGCGGACATCTTCCGCGAGGCGGGATTCGAGTGGCGTGAGGCCGGCTGCAGCATGTGCATCGCCATGAACGGCGACCGCCTCGCGCCGGGTGAGCGATGCGCATCCACCAGCAACCGCAACTTCGAGGGGCGCCAGGGACGCGGAGGACGGACCCATCTCGTCAGCCCCGGCACGGCGGCCGCAACGGCTGTCGCCGGTCGCTTCGCCGACGTTCGTGACCTGTAG
- a CDS encoding pyridoxal phosphate-dependent aminotransferase: MMLQSSSPGAGGALEEQRLLIRRARKEILQRHRGRLGTGAEPPIRVMARIVQDLERECAERDFTPEAIRLEIVNRTIGDVNLRLVTECEGEEGGPADFRMLGDELGIALPGEDLNGFTASGDGYHWLRARMLDAERELLAAGYDPRIYDIHGVGNPVLRGRLAEEMRQWGLSVSAQHVALGLGATDCIDKVLRGLAHLAGLRSQPPGAVLFAAPGFNMPELQAASYGYRLHSVRTRAEDGFKLTGPLLAQHLEENPDINVVYLTVTNNPTTFAYSPGELAAMQDVLRGCAQRGRRVHVLADLAYVGTGRPEDDRARMRSLTSAEDVAGQMIYVSSLSKTHTLTGERFGWVAFGDTEFARNMGSSWTNSVGSLPGEWQLRFMAYHDLFRENPRLIEKIREFYRLRRSRLRQQLERFDKEHQLFEHIYLDDDATIYNWSRLRAGEDCFSVLEKTGLAGIPGSTFGYSDDYIRFSVGILPVVMD; the protein is encoded by the coding sequence ATGATGCTGCAGAGTTCCTCCCCCGGGGCCGGGGGAGCCCTCGAAGAGCAGCGGCTGCTCATCCGGCGGGCCCGCAAGGAAATCCTTCAGCGCCACAGAGGCCGCCTGGGGACCGGTGCGGAGCCGCCCATCAGGGTGATGGCGCGGATCGTCCAGGACCTCGAACGGGAATGCGCGGAGCGCGACTTCACGCCGGAGGCCATCCGGCTGGAGATCGTCAACCGCACCATCGGTGACGTCAATCTGCGCCTCGTCACCGAGTGCGAAGGGGAAGAGGGAGGTCCCGCGGATTTCCGGATGCTGGGCGACGAGCTCGGCATCGCCCTGCCGGGAGAGGACCTCAACGGATTCACCGCGTCGGGTGACGGCTACCACTGGCTCAGGGCCCGGATGCTGGATGCGGAACGGGAACTCCTCGCCGCCGGCTACGACCCGCGCATCTACGACATCCACGGCGTGGGCAATCCGGTCCTGCGCGGCCGGCTCGCCGAGGAGATGCGGCAATGGGGGCTGTCGGTCTCCGCGCAGCACGTGGCCCTCGGGCTGGGCGCGACGGACTGCATCGACAAGGTCCTCCGAGGTCTCGCGCACCTTGCCGGACTGCGCTCCCAGCCTCCCGGCGCCGTCCTCTTCGCCGCTCCCGGATTCAACATGCCGGAACTCCAGGCCGCGTCCTACGGGTACCGGCTGCATTCGGTCCGCACCCGTGCCGAGGACGGTTTCAAGCTGACCGGGCCGCTGCTCGCCCAGCACCTCGAAGAGAACCCGGACATCAACGTCGTCTACCTGACGGTGACGAACAACCCGACCACGTTCGCGTATTCGCCCGGGGAACTCGCCGCCATGCAGGACGTCCTGCGGGGATGCGCACAGCGAGGACGGCGCGTGCACGTCCTCGCGGACCTGGCGTACGTCGGTACGGGCCGGCCCGAAGACGACCGGGCGCGCATGCGGAGCCTCACGTCCGCCGAGGACGTGGCCGGCCAGATGATCTACGTGAGCAGCCTCTCCAAGACCCACACGCTGACCGGGGAGAGATTCGGCTGGGTCGCTTTCGGCGACACGGAATTCGCCCGGAACATGGGATCCAGCTGGACGAACAGCGTGGGTTCACTTCCCGGCGAATGGCAGCTGCGGTTCATGGCCTATCACGACCTCTTCCGGGAGAACCCCCGGTTGATCGAAAAGATCCGCGAGTTCTACCGGCTGCGTCGTTCCCGGCTGCGGCAGCAGCTGGAGCGATTCGACAAGGAGCATCAACTCTTTGAGCACATCTATCTCGACGACGACGCGACCATTTACAACTGGAGCAGGCTCAGGGCAGGTGAGGACTGCTTCTCCGTCCTCGAGAAGACCGGTCTTGCCGGCATTCCCGGCTCAACCTTCGGTTATTCCGACGACTACATCCGCTTTTCGGTCGGCATCCTTCCCGTCGTCATGGACTGA